From the genome of bacterium:
GATCCAGGGCAGGAGGGCCGTCACCACGCCGATGGAGTTGTCCACCAGGCTGCGGCAGCGCTCCTCGTTGGCCGTGATGCCCTCCACGCAGAAGCGGCGCAGGGTGCGGAAACCGCGCTCCAGCATGCCCATGCTCTGGAAGAGGTTGAAGACGATGACGGGCTCCATCACGTTCAGCTCCAACTGGCCGGCCTCGGCCGCCATGGTCACGGTCAGGTCCTGGCCGATGACCTGGAAGGCCACCTGGTTCACCACCTCGGGGATGACGGGGTTGACCTTGCCCGGCATGATGGAGGATCCCGGCTGGCGGGCGGGCAGGTTGATCTCCCCGAAACCGCAGCGGGGGCCGCTGGAAAGCAGGCGCAGGTCGTTGCAGACCTTGGAGATCTTGACGGCGATGCGGCGCAGGATGCCGCTGAAGATGAGGAGGCTGCCCGTGTCGCTGGAGGCCTCGACCAGATCCTTGGCCAGGGTGAACTCGAAGCCCGAGACGCGGCGCAGGGCCTTGACCGCCTCCCGCGGATAGGCGGGATCGGCGCAGATGCCGGTGCCGATGGCCGTGCCGCCCAGGTTGATCTCGAGGAAGAGGCGCGTGTTCTCCTTGAGGCGGTCGATGTCCTCCTCCACGCTCTGGGCCCAGGCGGCGAACTCCTGGCCCAGGGTCATGGGCACGGCGTCCTGGAGCTGGGTGCGGCCCATCTTGATGACGCGGGTGAAGGCGCGGGCCTTCTCGCGCAGGGCGTCCACCAGCTCCTCCATCTCCGTCACGAGGGGCTGC
Proteins encoded in this window:
- the aspA gene encoding aspartate ammonia-lyase; this encodes MKRGLRGGAGQYRTGATRLEHDLLGEREVPRDAYYGVQTLRALENFDITGIPLHHFPSFIRALAMVKKAAAQANTRLGLLPEDLSRAIQLACDEIVDGQFHNQFVVDMIQGGAGTSTNMNANEVIANRALEILGEEMGTYGRLHPNDHVNLSQSTNDAYPTAIHLAMLLSVQPLVTEMEELVDALREKARAFTRVIKMGRTQLQDAVPMTLGQEFAAWAQSVEEDIDRLKENTRLFLEINLGGTAIGTGICADPAYPREAVKALRRVSGFEFTLAKDLVEASSDTGSLLIFSGILRRIAVKISKVCNDLRLLSSGPRCGFGEINLPARQPGSSIMPGKVNPVIPEVVNQVAFQVIGQDLTVTMAAEAGQLELNVMEPVIVFNLFQSMGMLERGFRTLRRFCVEGITANEERCRSLVDNSIGVVTALLPWIGYSAATQVARRALETGIPVREIVLEMDLLSPAELEDILQPERMVAPVRLSLDRGERRESGA